The Vitis riparia cultivar Riparia Gloire de Montpellier isolate 1030 chromosome 3, EGFV_Vit.rip_1.0, whole genome shotgun sequence genome includes a region encoding these proteins:
- the LOC117911520 gene encoding uncharacterized protein LOC117911520 isoform X2: protein MAVTMHAKSDSEVTSLDASSPPRSPRRPLYYVQSPSQHDVEKMSYGSSPLGSPHHYHCSPIHHSRESSTSRFSASVKNSKHASAWKKIHRDLELRAAADGEDDDDDDDDFYTAADGRVRLYLCLAFAFVVLFTVFSLILWGAGRSYKPKIIVENVVFRSFNIQAGMDQTGVPTDMLSLNSTIRISYRNPATFFGVHVSSTPVEFYYYQLKVASGQVVQSSAERPIMLTYGCSGQSPYHQLYVGFP, encoded by the exons aTGGCGGTGACAATGCACGCCAAGTCAGACTCGGAGGTGACGAGCCTGGACGCGTCGTCGCCACCGCGGTCGCCGCGGCGGCCGCTGTACTACGTGCAGAGTCCATCGCAGCACGACGTCGAGAAAATGTCGTACGGCTCGAGCCCCCTCGGCTCGCCGCACCACTACCACTGCTCGCCGATTCACCACTCCCGCGAGTCCTCCACCTCCCGATTTTCGGCCTCTGTCAAGAACTCTAAGCATGCCAGCGCCTGGAAGAAGATTCACCGAGACCTTGAGCTTCGCGCCGCGGCCGACGGTGAAGACGATGACGATGACGACGACGACTTCTATACCGCCGCGGACGGCCGCGTCAGGCTGTACCTCTGTTTGGCCTTCGCTTTCGTCGTCCTCTTCACGGTGTTCTCGTTGATCCTCTGGGGCGCCGGGAGGTCGTACAAGCCCAAGATCATCGTCGAG AATGTGGTATTCCGGAGCTTCAACATACAGGCGGGGATGGATCAAACGGGAGTGCCCACAGATATGCTGTCGCTGAATTCGACGATCCGGATTTCGTATCGGAACCCAGCCACGTTCTTCGGCGTACACGTGTCCTCCACTCCTGTAGAATTTTACTATTACCAGCTCAAGGTGGCTTCTGGGCAG GTGGTCCAATCCTCCGCTGAGAGGCCTATCATGTTGACGTATGGATGCAGTGGTCAAAGCCCTTACCACCAATTATATGTAGGGTTTCCTTGA
- the LOC117911520 gene encoding uncharacterized protein LOC117911520 isoform X1, translating into MAVTMHAKSDSEVTSLDASSPPRSPRRPLYYVQSPSQHDVEKMSYGSSPLGSPHHYHCSPIHHSRESSTSRFSASVKNSKHASAWKKIHRDLELRAAADGEDDDDDDDDFYTAADGRVRLYLCLAFAFVVLFTVFSLILWGAGRSYKPKIIVENVVFRSFNIQAGMDQTGVPTDMLSLNSTIRISYRNPATFFGVHVSSTPVEFYYYQLKVASGQMKEFYQSRKSQRSIVMVVLGHQVPLYGGVSVVGGAKDHLEKVAVPLNLTFVMRSRGYILGRLVKVKFLKSIRCPVILRGDRLAKPLKLVDSCIYK; encoded by the exons aTGGCGGTGACAATGCACGCCAAGTCAGACTCGGAGGTGACGAGCCTGGACGCGTCGTCGCCACCGCGGTCGCCGCGGCGGCCGCTGTACTACGTGCAGAGTCCATCGCAGCACGACGTCGAGAAAATGTCGTACGGCTCGAGCCCCCTCGGCTCGCCGCACCACTACCACTGCTCGCCGATTCACCACTCCCGCGAGTCCTCCACCTCCCGATTTTCGGCCTCTGTCAAGAACTCTAAGCATGCCAGCGCCTGGAAGAAGATTCACCGAGACCTTGAGCTTCGCGCCGCGGCCGACGGTGAAGACGATGACGATGACGACGACGACTTCTATACCGCCGCGGACGGCCGCGTCAGGCTGTACCTCTGTTTGGCCTTCGCTTTCGTCGTCCTCTTCACGGTGTTCTCGTTGATCCTCTGGGGCGCCGGGAGGTCGTACAAGCCCAAGATCATCGTCGAG AATGTGGTATTCCGGAGCTTCAACATACAGGCGGGGATGGATCAAACGGGAGTGCCCACAGATATGCTGTCGCTGAATTCGACGATCCGGATTTCGTATCGGAACCCAGCCACGTTCTTCGGCGTACACGTGTCCTCCACTCCTGTAGAATTTTACTATTACCAGCTCAAGGTGGCTTCTGGGCAG ATGAAGGAGTTTTATCAATCAAGGAAGAGTCAGAGGTCAATAGTCATGGTGGTGCTAGGGCATCAAGTGCCACTCTATGGAGGGGTGTCGGTTGTTGGAGGCGCTAAAGACCACCTTGAGAAGGTAGCAGTGCCACTGAATTTGACATTTGTGATGAGGTCGAGGGGATACATTTTGGGAAGGCTTGTGAAGGTCAAGTTCCTCAAGAGCATCAGATGCCCTGTCATTTTAAGAGGTGACAGACTTGCCAAGCCCCTCAAATTGGTAGATTCTTGTATTTACAAGTGA